A genomic window from Streptomyces mirabilis includes:
- a CDS encoding PE-PGRS family protein translates to MAEFRRPPEWQQQADRHTMLIDPVLTVRPISRFDYTARRPVSAIDHALVFATAGGGYDAYMPPHRPSRTDAATRRYTSVYEVDMGSHPVQLELELPSDDDAFSFGATADLTWRVSDPIAYVAGGERDVPTRLARELHQLARPVSRRFSIEDSRDAEAEVQYAVGSGVFADGIGLAVTCAVRLRLDDDAIAHRRRKRALRYEADMLDPEHEYRLRQAQQVHELEVLRQYQSQELMAQKIAFYQHHLQHGGVAQWAFHLAAHPEDTRMVINALQKDQLSVIESQLELIAGDTLEDYQKAESARSTLRVVKELNSRQEAPPQPPVPGRPASPPGGVPQQPYDPSRPYDPSQPQPYNPSPPYGAAAQPHGGAPAPGGVPGAPYAPPGPPVSHQPYVPPAPGSVPPGPYQAEHPAAPAAGNPYDQAPPPPAVAPTPVIPPAPSACPPSPPAPESSETSPE, encoded by the coding sequence ATGGCGGAATTCCGCCGCCCGCCGGAGTGGCAGCAACAGGCCGACCGGCACACCATGCTGATCGACCCGGTGCTCACCGTGCGGCCGATCTCCCGTTTCGACTACACGGCCCGGCGGCCGGTCTCCGCGATCGACCACGCGCTGGTGTTCGCCACCGCGGGCGGCGGCTACGACGCGTACATGCCCCCGCACCGGCCCAGCCGCACAGACGCCGCGACCCGCCGCTACACTTCGGTCTACGAGGTCGACATGGGCAGCCATCCGGTCCAGCTGGAACTCGAACTGCCCAGCGACGACGACGCGTTCTCGTTCGGCGCCACCGCCGATCTGACCTGGCGCGTCTCGGACCCGATCGCGTACGTGGCCGGCGGCGAACGCGACGTGCCCACGCGGCTCGCCCGTGAACTCCACCAGCTGGCGCGACCGGTCAGCCGGCGGTTCTCCATCGAGGACAGCCGGGACGCCGAGGCCGAGGTCCAGTACGCGGTCGGGAGCGGCGTCTTCGCCGACGGCATCGGGCTCGCGGTCACGTGCGCGGTGCGGCTGCGCCTGGACGACGACGCGATCGCGCACAGACGGCGCAAACGGGCGCTGCGCTACGAGGCCGACATGCTCGACCCCGAGCACGAGTACCGGCTGCGCCAGGCCCAGCAGGTGCACGAGCTGGAGGTGCTGCGCCAGTACCAGTCCCAGGAATTGATGGCCCAGAAGATCGCCTTTTACCAGCACCACCTGCAGCACGGGGGCGTCGCCCAGTGGGCCTTCCACCTCGCCGCGCACCCCGAGGACACCCGGATGGTCATCAACGCCCTCCAGAAGGACCAGCTCTCCGTGATCGAGAGCCAGCTGGAGCTGATCGCCGGAGACACCCTGGAGGACTACCAGAAGGCCGAGTCGGCCCGCTCCACCCTGCGCGTCGTCAAGGAACTCAACAGCCGCCAGGAGGCCCCGCCACAGCCCCCGGTTCCCGGCCGACCGGCGTCGCCGCCCGGGGGCGTACCGCAGCAGCCGTACGACCCCTCACGGCCGTACGACCCCTCGCAGCCGCAGCCGTACAACCCCTCACCGCCGTACGGGGCCGCCGCACAGCCCCATGGCGGCGCTCCGGCCCCCGGAGGCGTACCGGGCGCCCCCTACGCCCCGCCGGGGCCGCCCGTGTCCCACCAGCCGTACGTCCCGCCCGCGCCCGGAAGCGTGCCGCCTGGGCCGTACCAGGCCGAGCACCCGGCCGCGCCCGCCGCCGGGAACCCGTACGACCAGGCGCCGCCGCCTCCGGCCGTGGCTCCCACGCCCGTCATTCCGCCCGCGCCGTCCGCCTGTCCGCCCTCGCCTCCGGCACCGGAGTCCTCCGAGACGAGCCCGGAGTGA